In Desulfomonile tiedjei DSM 6799, a genomic segment contains:
- a CDS encoding DJ-1/PfpI family protein: MKRVLLLLCKGFEIYEAAAFYDVLGWSGAYGSEQVAVVTVGLRKEVQGSFGIRVIPDRLLSEAHPEDFEALAVPGGFETHGYYEEAYSEPVADLIRRFFAMEKPIASICVGALPLANSGILKGRQATTYHLLEGIRRKQLASFGAHVIDKPIVWDENVITSTSPATAMEVAFALLARITSKENSDQIRLKMGF, translated from the coding sequence ATGAAGAGAGTCTTGCTGTTGTTGTGCAAAGGCTTTGAGATCTACGAAGCCGCAGCATTCTACGATGTATTAGGCTGGTCCGGGGCCTATGGTTCGGAACAGGTTGCCGTTGTGACGGTAGGCTTGCGAAAAGAAGTCCAAGGCTCGTTTGGGATAAGGGTAATCCCGGACCGGCTTTTGTCGGAAGCACATCCCGAAGACTTTGAAGCGCTGGCTGTGCCAGGCGGGTTTGAGACACACGGCTACTACGAGGAAGCATATTCCGAACCGGTGGCTGACCTTATTCGTCGTTTTTTCGCTATGGAGAAGCCGATCGCATCAATATGCGTGGGCGCTCTTCCTCTCGCGAACAGTGGAATACTCAAAGGGCGGCAAGCGACCACATATCATCTGCTCGAAGGGATACGGCGCAAACAATTGGCCAGTTTTGGGGCGCATGTCATTGACAAACCGATTGTGTGGGACGAGAACGTTATTACTTCCACGTCACCGGCAACGGCGATGGAAGTGGCGTTTGCACTCCTGGCGAGAATAACGAGTAAGGAGAATTCGGATCAAATACGGTTAAAGATGGGTTTTTAA
- the thiC gene encoding phosphomethylpyrimidine synthase ThiC: MMDKYSRTFYNDDAAILGENDRTKTVLTVVENGLKSPKDMEFALKELLKQIALEEATDPEALYHDFEHGRLAVFKAPPSGKSVAVGEKLKVKVNANIGTSSDLHDEDFELRKLEASIKAGTDAVMDLSTGGDLRSVRRKIISESSVPVGSVPIYEAIVQSLRLRQGAEKMEPKEMLDAIRLHGEDGISFVTVHCGVTLKALEHLTAKPRVCGIVSRGGSFLARWMRANKAENPLYEQYDEVLDICKQYNMVISLGDGLRPGAIADSLDAAQVEELITLGDLCRRARAKGVQAIIEGPGHVPLDQVASQMQLQKKLCDDAPFYVLGPLVTDIAPGLDHITSAIGGAVAAANGADFLCYVTPSEHLGLPSVEDVRMGVLAARVAGHAADLVRKRPGAWQWDEQMSRARKDRNWPDQIRLALDPELAKEIRARTCRENHETCTMCGDLCAYKADTELDML, translated from the coding sequence ATGATGGACAAGTATTCGCGTACTTTCTATAATGACGACGCTGCGATCCTCGGAGAAAACGATCGCACAAAGACAGTCTTGACAGTTGTTGAGAACGGGTTGAAAAGCCCGAAAGATATGGAGTTTGCATTGAAGGAATTGTTGAAGCAAATAGCGCTCGAAGAAGCCACAGACCCGGAAGCCCTTTACCATGATTTTGAACATGGCCGACTGGCGGTCTTTAAGGCTCCTCCATCGGGAAAATCCGTTGCAGTAGGAGAAAAGCTCAAGGTCAAGGTGAATGCCAATATCGGAACGTCAAGCGACCTGCACGACGAGGATTTTGAACTCAGGAAACTCGAAGCTTCTATAAAAGCCGGCACCGATGCCGTGATGGACCTCTCCACCGGCGGTGACTTACGAAGCGTTCGGCGCAAGATCATTTCCGAATCGTCTGTCCCGGTTGGGTCTGTACCCATCTACGAAGCCATAGTCCAGTCACTGCGCCTGAGGCAAGGGGCCGAAAAGATGGAGCCCAAAGAAATGCTCGACGCCATACGGCTCCACGGTGAGGACGGGATCAGTTTCGTTACCGTTCATTGCGGAGTGACGCTGAAAGCACTGGAGCATCTGACGGCAAAGCCCAGAGTGTGCGGTATCGTGAGCAGAGGCGGCAGCTTTCTTGCCCGCTGGATGAGGGCCAACAAAGCGGAAAATCCGCTCTATGAACAGTATGACGAAGTTCTGGACATCTGCAAACAGTACAACATGGTGATCAGCCTTGGCGACGGCCTGAGACCCGGTGCAATCGCGGATTCTCTGGATGCAGCACAAGTCGAGGAACTCATCACGCTGGGAGACCTGTGCCGAAGAGCCAGAGCAAAAGGTGTACAGGCAATCATCGAAGGCCCCGGCCACGTGCCTCTGGATCAGGTAGCCTCTCAGATGCAGCTTCAGAAAAAGCTCTGTGATGACGCTCCGTTCTATGTGCTGGGTCCTCTCGTGACTGATATTGCTCCGGGATTGGATCACATCACGTCTGCAATCGGCGGAGCGGTAGCTGCTGCAAACGGCGCTGATTTCCTGTGCTATGTCACGCCGTCCGAACACCTGGGCCTGCCGTCCGTGGAAGACGTGAGAATGGGAGTGCTTGCCGCCAGAGTTGCCGGGCACGCTGCGGACCTGGTCAGGAAACGTCCTGGAGCATGGCAATGGGACGAACAGATGAGCCGTGCCAGGAAGGACCGAAACTGGCCGGATCAGATCAGGCTGGCACTCGACCCGGAGCTGGCCAAGGAAATACGGGCCCGAACTTGCAGAGAAAACCATGAGACATGCACAATGTGCGGAGATCTCTGCGCTTACAAGGCCGACACGGAACTTGATATGCTGTGA
- a CDS encoding ABC transporter substrate-binding protein, with the protein MKHFFWIFTLLIIFWSPMRGEAAEQPIKVALLFNLTGDMASIDAPGFRGAQLAAIRINAAGGLLGRKLKLIVIDSRSDPTAAAEGAFEALEQGIVAGIGYGDTTYVLAAGPEFAKRGIPFITSGATDPNLPRDVGPSLLMTAYGDDEQAAAMADFAVKYLKAKRFVLWTDVSTDFTRDLAEYFKESLARTGGQLIAQDVFKAGTKDFAPHVKRLKALNAVPDAIFVSAAPGEAATAVAQIRQSGVTAPILSGDGFDSDLVKQLPSPKIANGIYFSTHSYRGQNRPEVLAFIEEYKKEYGMKPENAFAALGFDALNLLADAIKRANSVSLDPLLKALYETRTFPGVTGEISYARPNRAPIKPISIIGIKNGEYSVIETWKAGH; encoded by the coding sequence ATGAAGCACTTCTTCTGGATATTCACACTGCTTATCATCTTTTGGAGCCCGATGCGCGGTGAGGCTGCCGAACAACCTATCAAAGTGGCACTGCTTTTCAATCTTACCGGAGACATGGCATCCATTGACGCTCCAGGTTTCAGGGGCGCACAGCTTGCAGCCATTCGGATCAATGCTGCCGGGGGGCTGCTCGGAAGAAAACTGAAATTGATCGTCATCGATTCGCGTTCCGACCCCACAGCGGCAGCGGAAGGAGCGTTTGAAGCATTAGAACAAGGAATTGTTGCAGGTATCGGATACGGTGACACCACGTACGTGCTGGCAGCAGGCCCTGAGTTTGCTAAACGCGGAATTCCCTTCATCACTTCCGGTGCAACCGATCCGAATCTTCCCCGGGATGTCGGTCCCAGTCTCTTGATGACTGCGTACGGTGATGATGAGCAAGCCGCAGCTATGGCCGATTTTGCCGTGAAATATCTGAAAGCGAAGCGCTTCGTCCTGTGGACCGATGTATCGACTGATTTCACCCGTGATCTCGCCGAATATTTCAAAGAGAGCCTCGCAAGAACGGGTGGTCAGTTGATTGCACAAGATGTGTTCAAAGCCGGCACAAAAGACTTTGCCCCGCACGTAAAACGCCTGAAGGCCCTCAATGCCGTACCAGATGCAATATTTGTCTCCGCGGCTCCAGGCGAAGCAGCCACAGCAGTGGCACAAATAAGACAATCCGGAGTGACGGCTCCCATACTGAGTGGAGACGGATTTGACAGCGATCTTGTAAAGCAGTTGCCCTCGCCTAAGATTGCAAATGGGATTTACTTTTCGACGCATTCATACAGGGGGCAAAACAGACCTGAAGTGCTGGCTTTTATTGAAGAATATAAGAAAGAGTACGGGATGAAACCGGAAAACGCCTTTGCCGCGTTGGGCTTTGATGCTTTGAATCTCCTCGCGGATGCGATAAAGCGGGCAAATTCAGTTTCTCTGGATCCACTTCTGAAAGCCCTGTACGAGACTCGCACTTTCCCGGGGGTGACAGGAGAAATTTCCTATGCCCGGCCGAACCGCGCGCCGATCAAACCAATTTCCATAATAGGCATAAAGAATGGTGAATACTCGGTTATAGAGACGTGGAAAGCTGGACATTGA
- a CDS encoding DUF1579 domain-containing protein has product MATSTDIESSQNIHHNIDMHAAMEIYREKAKLTAPHKMLASLAGSWTTKTTAWMGPDQPAMESTGTCEQKMLLGGRYLQQEYTGEMMGDTFTGINLIGYDNHTKKYVSTWIDSMSTGIYYFEGTASEDGKIITQESSLDDPVRGPIVWRSVTTIVDENNMKYEMYITPKGGTEEKVMVMTVTRK; this is encoded by the coding sequence ATGGCAACTTCCACTGATATTGAATCATCTCAAAATATTCATCACAATATAGATATGCACGCGGCAATGGAGATTTACAGGGAAAAAGCAAAGCTGACTGCGCCTCATAAAATGCTTGCTTCTCTGGCGGGAAGCTGGACTACGAAAACCACAGCATGGATGGGACCCGACCAGCCTGCTATGGAAAGCACAGGAACCTGCGAGCAGAAGATGCTCCTTGGCGGACGTTACTTGCAGCAGGAGTATACCGGAGAGATGATGGGCGATACATTCACAGGGATAAACCTCATAGGCTATGACAATCATACGAAAAAGTATGTGTCTACCTGGATCGATTCCATGAGCACCGGTATCTACTATTTTGAAGGTACGGCCAGTGAAGACGGTAAAATCATAACTCAGGAAAGCTCCCTTGACGATCCGGTCAGAGGTCCTATTGTGTGGCGCAGTGTGACCACCATCGTGGATGAGAATAACATGAAATACGAAATGTACATCACACCCAAAGGAGGCACCGAAGAGAAAGTGATGGTAATGACCGTCACCCGGAAATAG
- a CDS encoding DUF1328 domain-containing protein yields MLGLAITLLIIALIAGFLGFLGIAGAAVAGIAKVVFLVFLILFVVSLVFGGRAVL; encoded by the coding sequence ATGCTAGGTTTAGCCATAACACTGTTAATTATAGCTTTGATTGCTGGATTCCTCGGCTTCCTGGGAATTGCGGGAGCCGCTGTAGCCGGAATTGCTAAAGTCGTGTTTCTGGTTTTTCTCATACTGTTTGTAGTATCACTTGTTTTTGGAGGACGCGCAGTCCTCTGA
- a CDS encoding bifunctional acetyl-CoA hydrolase/transferase family protein/GNAT family N-acetyltransferase — protein sequence MELWKEKYSSKIVDAKEAVSHLKNGDRVYLGSLCSEPGMIIDALRSSHLDDIEIIQFMHGRRAESLTKAQPTRFRMKSFFIGGDLAEPSVSDYVPLYHSQIPGFFRNRRIPIDVAIVQVSSPDRFGRFSLGLSVDVTLAALESARVVIAQVNPRIPRTRGDTVIVGDRIDFIVVAEDDLFEFSQDVFSDSASVIGRYCAELVEDGAILQFGFAGAPRGLTNHLKDRRNLGVHSEIYTDGFMELTEAGVITNETKKLYRGKSLATCCIGSSKLYDFIHDNDLVELYPSDMILRPGFIGLNDRVTAINLAVEIDLRGQIRQGRSAANYIKGSGGDRDFMRGANLSNGGRSIICLRSISPESGKSSLVPAFEPRSAVLMNTGEANFIVTEYGTAYLGGKSIRERALAIIEIAHPDHRDHLMEEARKLGYVGKNQFPFRTVSHELRERVRMDRTFKGDLVGRVRVIKPTDESMMRDLFYHLSERAVYFRYFGRRKSMPHDNLQKYVNLRDEDGLSIVVTIGPREDRRIIAEARYMFEKDNPFPEVAFMVDEKYHGRGIATFLLNYLTEIAQERGVPGFKADVLVSNLPMQDIFNRVPYVTEKTADIGILSYKWRFDQLKKPENTDTHGSVPVIPSGDDN from the coding sequence ATGGAATTGTGGAAAGAGAAGTATTCTTCAAAAATAGTCGATGCAAAGGAAGCCGTTTCCCACTTGAAAAACGGTGACCGGGTATACTTGGGCAGCTTGTGTTCGGAACCGGGGATGATCATTGATGCTCTGCGATCTTCGCACCTGGACGATATCGAAATCATCCAATTCATGCACGGTCGTCGGGCAGAGTCTCTTACAAAAGCACAGCCGACCAGATTCAGAATGAAGAGCTTTTTTATAGGAGGCGATCTAGCGGAACCGTCTGTAAGCGACTATGTGCCATTATATCACTCTCAAATACCCGGATTTTTTCGGAATCGCCGAATTCCCATCGATGTCGCGATTGTTCAGGTCTCCAGCCCTGACAGGTTCGGGCGCTTCAGTTTGGGTCTTTCGGTGGATGTTACTCTTGCCGCTCTGGAATCCGCTCGCGTGGTGATCGCTCAGGTCAATCCCAGGATACCCCGCACCCGTGGGGACACGGTAATTGTGGGCGATCGTATCGACTTCATTGTTGTTGCAGAAGACGACCTTTTTGAATTCTCTCAGGATGTATTCAGCGATTCTGCAAGCGTAATAGGTCGCTATTGCGCCGAATTGGTGGAAGACGGTGCAATACTGCAATTTGGATTCGCAGGTGCACCCAGGGGACTCACGAACCACTTGAAAGATCGTCGTAATCTGGGGGTGCATTCGGAAATCTATACAGACGGATTCATGGAACTTACCGAGGCAGGGGTAATTACCAATGAAACCAAGAAACTCTATCGTGGCAAGTCTCTCGCTACGTGTTGTATTGGAAGCAGCAAGTTGTACGACTTTATTCATGATAACGATTTAGTGGAGCTGTATCCTTCCGACATGATCCTGAGACCGGGCTTCATAGGACTAAACGACCGCGTGACAGCAATCAACCTTGCCGTGGAAATAGATTTGCGCGGCCAGATTAGACAAGGGCGTTCAGCAGCCAACTATATTAAGGGATCGGGTGGAGATCGAGACTTTATGAGGGGAGCTAACCTCTCTAACGGAGGAAGATCCATAATCTGTCTTCGCTCCATTTCTCCGGAAAGCGGCAAATCATCACTGGTTCCTGCGTTCGAACCGAGATCTGCGGTTCTTATGAACACGGGAGAAGCGAATTTTATCGTCACTGAGTACGGAACAGCATACCTGGGTGGCAAATCGATTCGAGAAAGGGCATTGGCAATCATTGAAATAGCGCATCCGGATCACCGCGATCACCTCATGGAAGAAGCACGAAAATTGGGGTATGTAGGAAAAAACCAATTCCCGTTTCGCACGGTTTCTCACGAATTGCGAGAACGGGTGCGCATGGACCGAACATTTAAAGGAGATCTTGTGGGTCGGGTTCGGGTAATCAAGCCTACCGACGAATCCATGATGAGAGATCTTTTTTATCATCTTTCTGAGAGAGCCGTATATTTCAGATACTTCGGCCGTAGGAAAAGCATGCCTCATGACAACCTTCAGAAGTATGTCAATTTAAGAGATGAAGACGGTCTTTCCATTGTGGTTACCATCGGTCCTCGAGAGGACAGACGAATTATCGCAGAGGCGCGATATATGTTTGAAAAAGATAACCCATTTCCTGAAGTGGCGTTCATGGTCGACGAGAAATATCATGGCAGAGGCATTGCCACTTTTCTCTTGAACTATCTTACCGAAATTGCTCAAGAGCGTGGGGTCCCTGGATTCAAAGCGGATGTTCTGGTGTCCAACCTTCCGATGCAGGACATATTCAATAGAGTTCCCTATGTTACTGAGAAAACTGCTGATATCGGTATATTAAGTTACAAATGGAGATTCGATCAGTTGAAGAAACCGGAGAATACAGATACCCACGGCTCTGTCCCGGTCATCCCAAGCGGCGACGACAATTAA
- the pta gene encoding phosphate acetyltransferase, protein MTQSIYITGVEAQSGKSVVLLGLMEWLVNQGRTVGFFRPVIKSEEEPDRLIHLILSRYGSRFPYFTMYGCTYEQTIEDREKSYKLILDKYKALEEQCEIMICVGTGFGGASFPMELRFNAEIAYNLGSPVVAVINGMGRTPRQIGDFAKVVMDTLEQQKCDILTIIANRVDHRQSAGVTEELRRALPATLPSHVIPEHPILDKLTVGEVARALNAEHLQGDTGSLSHTVNQFKVAAMELPHLLDRIEEGDLIITPGDRAEIILGSLAVEASRLYPHIAGLILTGGFKPAPQVQRLIQGLGRLPIPILSVKTDTYTTAAKVSSLKSSLVPEDQRKIAAALGIVEASVRFDSLQGSLTLPRSRHVTPLMFEYELIQRARSTRRHIVLPEGSEERILRAAEILLLRDVVKITLLGDPERLRQRIGLLGIEAEGVNIVNPLDSPLRETFAQTYYELRKHKGVSRGMAFDAVADNTYFGTLMVYHGHADGMVSGAIHTTSNTIRPAFEIIRSRPGFSIVSSVFLMCLADRVLVFGDCAVNADPTPEQLADIAISSAETAQVFGIEPYVAMLSYSTGESGKGVDVDKVREGTLIAKRRRPDIKIEGPIQYDAAIDLEVARTKLPGSEVAGNATVFIFPDLNAGNTTYKAVQRSANAVAIGPVLQGLNKPVNDLSRGCTVTDIVNTVAITAIQAQTMQEPE, encoded by the coding sequence ATGACACAAAGCATTTATATAACCGGAGTGGAAGCTCAAAGCGGCAAATCCGTGGTTCTTCTCGGACTCATGGAATGGCTCGTGAACCAGGGCCGCACCGTGGGCTTCTTCAGGCCGGTCATCAAGTCCGAAGAGGAGCCGGATCGCCTGATACATCTGATCCTGAGTCGTTATGGCTCCCGGTTTCCGTATTTCACGATGTATGGCTGTACATACGAACAAACGATAGAAGATCGGGAAAAATCATATAAGCTCATTCTCGACAAGTACAAGGCTCTGGAAGAGCAATGTGAGATAATGATCTGCGTCGGCACGGGGTTCGGCGGAGCATCTTTTCCAATGGAATTACGATTCAACGCGGAAATAGCATACAACCTGGGTAGCCCTGTTGTCGCCGTAATAAATGGTATGGGAAGGACTCCCCGTCAGATCGGCGATTTCGCAAAAGTAGTGATGGACACTCTCGAACAGCAAAAATGCGACATTTTGACGATAATCGCAAATCGCGTGGATCACCGACAGAGCGCTGGAGTCACGGAAGAGTTGCGGAGAGCTTTACCGGCCACTCTACCATCACACGTGATCCCTGAACATCCGATTCTGGACAAACTTACGGTCGGAGAAGTCGCTCGCGCTTTGAATGCTGAACATTTGCAGGGCGATACTGGCAGCCTGAGCCACACGGTTAACCAATTCAAAGTCGCTGCCATGGAATTGCCTCATCTCCTGGACCGGATTGAAGAAGGAGATCTCATCATTACACCGGGAGATCGAGCAGAGATAATTCTTGGTAGTCTTGCAGTGGAAGCTTCACGATTGTATCCGCACATAGCGGGCTTAATCCTCACAGGAGGCTTCAAACCTGCTCCCCAGGTGCAGCGTCTCATACAAGGTCTTGGAAGACTCCCGATACCTATTTTATCCGTAAAAACAGACACGTACACAACCGCGGCCAAGGTGAGCTCGCTGAAGAGTTCATTGGTTCCCGAAGATCAGCGCAAGATCGCCGCTGCGCTTGGAATCGTCGAGGCGAGCGTACGGTTCGACTCGTTACAGGGAAGTCTGACTTTGCCGCGCTCGCGCCATGTCACCCCATTAATGTTTGAATACGAGCTCATCCAGCGCGCTCGGTCAACACGCCGACATATCGTACTGCCCGAAGGGTCGGAAGAGCGAATCTTGAGGGCGGCCGAAATTCTGTTACTCCGCGATGTGGTTAAAATCACCCTTCTGGGCGACCCCGAGAGGCTCCGTCAGAGAATCGGTTTGCTTGGAATAGAAGCCGAAGGAGTAAATATCGTTAATCCTTTGGATTCTCCTCTGCGGGAGACGTTCGCACAGACCTACTACGAATTGCGAAAACACAAGGGTGTTTCCCGAGGAATGGCATTCGACGCTGTGGCAGACAACACGTACTTCGGCACGCTGATGGTCTACCATGGGCACGCTGATGGAATGGTATCCGGAGCGATTCACACGACCTCAAACACCATCAGGCCGGCCTTTGAAATCATCCGGTCCCGACCCGGATTTTCAATTGTCTCGAGTGTGTTCTTGATGTGTCTGGCCGATCGGGTGCTCGTTTTCGGAGATTGCGCGGTCAACGCGGATCCAACTCCGGAACAATTGGCGGACATTGCGATCAGTTCAGCCGAAACTGCTCAGGTGTTCGGCATCGAACCGTATGTCGCAATGTTGTCCTACTCTACGGGAGAGTCCGGAAAAGGGGTGGATGTGGACAAAGTGAGGGAAGGAACCCTTATCGCGAAAAGGCGGCGGCCCGATATCAAGATTGAAGGGCCGATCCAATACGATGCAGCCATCGATTTGGAGGTGGCCCGCACAAAATTACCGGGGAGCGAAGTGGCCGGAAACGCCACAGTGTTCATCTTCCCGGACCTCAACGCTGGAAACACTACATATAAAGCGGTTCAACGTTCTGCCAATGCCGTAGCCATAGGCCCAGTCCTTCAAGGTCTTAACAAGCCTGTAAACGACTTGAGCAGAGGGTGTACCGTAACGGATATTGTCAACACCGTGGCAATCACGGCTATTCAAGCGCAAACCATGCAGGAGCCGGAATGA
- a CDS encoding acetate/propionate family kinase — protein MKILVINSGSSSIKYQLFDMNNQSVLVAGILEEIGRTGSTLKHRKNNGNGEFAEFTHSQPVHDHAAGFHLIMEFLAHPTKGWDLSDLSGVGHRIVHGGEAFRLPTLIDKEVISTIKAMIPLAPLHNPANLIGVELALEQFQSVPQVAIFDTAFHQSMPSYAFRYALPNEMYTDYRVRRYGFHGTSHQYVAKQAAKRLHLPLDSVNLISLHLGNGASATAIRQGRSIDTSMGMTPLEGLIMGTRCGDIDPALQGYLVRVTGKTYEEIGTLFEKASGLQGICGSNDMREVVRLAESGDSFGTLALDMFCYRIKKYIGAYFAVLGRVDAIVFTGGIGENSPTVRGRCCESLDSLGIVVDEGLNQHRGREPFSINSDESRVKLLVIPTNEELEIAIQTLELIQARQDSGI, from the coding sequence ATGAAGATTCTTGTGATCAATTCAGGAAGTTCTTCCATTAAATATCAGTTGTTTGACATGAATAATCAGTCAGTGCTTGTTGCAGGCATCCTGGAAGAAATCGGTCGGACAGGGAGCACATTGAAGCACCGCAAGAACAACGGAAATGGAGAGTTCGCCGAGTTCACCCATAGCCAGCCTGTCCACGATCATGCGGCAGGCTTTCACCTTATCATGGAATTCCTGGCACACCCGACCAAAGGATGGGATCTCAGCGACCTATCCGGCGTGGGACACAGGATTGTGCACGGAGGGGAAGCTTTCCGCTTGCCCACTTTGATCGATAAAGAGGTGATCTCAACCATAAAAGCTATGATTCCACTGGCACCGCTGCACAATCCGGCCAATCTGATCGGAGTTGAATTGGCTCTGGAACAGTTTCAGTCGGTGCCTCAGGTCGCTATTTTCGACACTGCATTCCACCAGAGCATGCCGTCGTATGCCTTCCGTTATGCGCTCCCCAATGAGATGTACACGGATTATCGAGTGCGCAGGTACGGATTCCACGGGACATCACATCAATACGTGGCCAAGCAGGCGGCGAAACGGCTTCACCTGCCCCTGGATTCTGTCAACCTGATCTCTCTCCACCTGGGAAATGGAGCCAGTGCCACTGCAATACGGCAAGGCAGGAGCATTGATACTTCCATGGGAATGACTCCTCTGGAGGGTCTCATCATGGGCACGCGATGCGGCGATATCGATCCGGCGCTCCAGGGCTATCTTGTTCGTGTCACAGGGAAAACATATGAAGAAATCGGAACATTGTTCGAAAAAGCGAGTGGATTGCAGGGAATTTGTGGCTCCAATGACATGCGGGAGGTGGTCCGACTGGCCGAATCAGGCGACTCGTTCGGGACCCTTGCCCTGGACATGTTTTGTTATCGTATCAAAAAGTACATAGGCGCCTATTTCGCAGTGCTGGGCCGCGTGGATGCAATTGTGTTCACCGGCGGAATAGGCGAAAATTCACCAACCGTTCGAGGCCGCTGCTGTGAAAGTTTGGATTCCCTGGGGATCGTCGTTGATGAAGGGTTGAACCAACACCGCGGACGAGAACCGTTCTCAATTAACTCCGACGAATCGCGCGTGAAGCTGCTCGTGATTCCAACCAATGAGGAACTGGAAATCGCCATCCAAACCCTGGAACTCATTCAGGCTCGACAAGATTCGGGAATTTGA